Below is a genomic region from Hyphomicrobium nitrativorans NL23.
ATCAAGAATTCGTCCGCCGACGCGAAGGCGCGCACCATATAGCCGGCCGACTCGAGCAGGCTTTCGAGCGACGCACGCACGGCTTTGTCGTCATCGACGACGTAAACAATTGGGTCCGCGGCCATGACCTTCACAAACCCCGGTCACTCGAAAGGGTATCCGTCGGAAGCGTGAAGCGGAAAACGGCCCCGGCCGGTTTGTTCTCCGTCGTCCAAATCCGACCTCCATGCGCTTCCACGACCGATCGGCAGAACATCAATCCCATTCCCATACCCTCAGGTTTCGTTGAGACGAATGGTAAAAAGACCCGGTCCAGGATCTCAGGACGGACACCGGGACCTGTGTCGGATATTGACACCTCGACCTCGTCCCCGTCGCCATGGGCGATACCGATTGAGATCTTGCGGGAGCGGATGCCGCTATCCTTCATTGCATCGACCGCGTTGTCGAGAAGATTGGCAACGACCTGGAGAAGCTGCCCAGCGTTCCCGATGACCATTTTGGGTTCGTCCCGGTAAAGCTTTTCGACCTCGATGCGAGCGGCGGAGCGATCCTGCAGGCTGCGGGCCACAGCGTCCTCGATGACACATTTCAAGTCGACAAACTCTCGATCCTGCGCCCCCGTCTGGAACATCTGCCGTATGCCGGCAACGATCTTGTCGGCCCTGTACCCTTCGTCGGCAATGCGTTTGAGCGCATTGCGAGCGTGCTCAATTTCGGGTTCGTCGCGAGACAGCCAACGCTGCCCGGCGTTTGCATCCGTGACCATGCTCGAAAGGGGTTGGTTGATCTCATGCGCAATGGAGGCTGACAACGCTTCCATCGCTGCCAAACGGTTGAAACGCGTGCGCCGCTCATTTGCCGCGGCTCTGGCGAGGCGCATATAGTTTTCCGTTGTCTCGGCCAGCAGGACCAGAAGAATTGTTCCCGCCGCCATAAGTCCGAAAAACCGCCCGGACCACCAGCCCACGCTGAGGCGTGTGGCGCCGCCCAAGTAGGAAATCAGCAGGATTTCCACACAGAGCGAGAAGACGACGACGCACATCCAAATATCGAGCGTAGAGCGAATTCTTGCGACCAGCGCCATGAAGGCCACCATGTAGAGGAAAAGCGCCAGCATCGGAATGTAGCGCCACGCTGTGGTGGTGGTGCGCGCGTCCGTCATGAAATGAGGAAGAAAGTCCACGTTGCCCATTATGAACGTCACGAGCGTCGTAAGCACGACGGCCAGCGCACCGATGCCAGATAAAATCCAGCGCTCTGGAGTCCGTACAGTCAAACCTGGACCGATGACGGCATAGCCGACGAGCGCCGAGGCGAAGCCGATGCGCCGAATTGCGGCGATCCACGCGGTGGACTGGAGATTTTGATCGAACCACGCGATCTCAAACACGCCGGGAAACGTCAGCGCCCAGGGCACCGAAAGAAAGCCCGACAGCAGATATCCCAAGGCGAGAACGAAGAGCTGCACCGAGCCGCGAACACGGAATGTCGCGAGCAGGATTGCCGCGGTCGTCACTTCGATGACGAATATCGCAGCCGCATAAGCAGGCACGAAAATCTCGGTGCCATCTGTTGCCTGGTGCGCGTAGGGCGCAGTGACAACGAGTGCCACCACGAGAAGGGCGACAACGGCGAAGATGACCCGGAGCTGCGCATCGGTCGGCAGCGAACTTGTGATCAGACGATCATCGAGTTCCGAGCTCATGACTCGCATTGCACGCTCCCACGAAGTGGCATCGCTAAGTGAAGGGAGGCGGTCCCATGGAAGGCATTCATGGCCGCTTTCGAGCAGCCGCAACCCGGCGCGGGAAGCGAGAACTCTGACCTCATCTCATGATGGAGCTGGGCTTTGTGAGCGATAGCAGAAGCCACGTCCCGCTGTGGGCGCAAAATAGCTGCGCTTACCGGACAAACCCGCTGGCACTGTCGGCCCCCTTGATCCCTGCCAAGGCTGCGTTGGTGAGGTCGGCATTGGAAAGGTCCGCTCCCGTCACATCCGCGCCGCTGAGATCGGCGCCTGCAAGCTTCGCCCAGTTCAAGCGAGTTTTGACCAGACGCGTGCCCCGCAGCTTGGCATATTCCAACAACGCATTCCTGAGATTGGCACCAGTAAGGTCCGCGCCGTCAAGGACGGCACCTGAAAGATCCACCTTTGGCGGTGCCATGTTTGCGTTTGTGGGATCGAACCCGAGATCGGCCTCAATAAGTTTAGCGCCATCAAGTCGTGCATTATTGAGTCCGCCGATGATGCGGGCTCGGGACAGATCGGCGCCTGTAAGGTTCGCATTGCTCATCATAACGGCGAACATGTCGGCGTGCCGGAGGTCGGCCTTAGACAGATCCGCATCCGTCAGCACGGCACGCGTGAGGTTGACATGCGCGAGATTTGCGCCGCTGAGCTTCGTGCCGCTCAAGTTCGCGGCGAACAAGTCGGCACCCTTGAAGTCGATACCAGAAAGATCGAGGCCGGCAAGGTTTCTCCGGGAAAGGTCGGGGGCCTCTCCAGGTTTCGCCGCAGCAATCTGTCCGATGACCTGCCTACGATCCAGATCGCCGGCGATTGTGGGCGCGGGCGCGGCAATGGATAGGAGGGAAAGCAACACAAATGCGATCCAAGCCCGCCGGATAAACTCCTTGATCATAGACTTGGACCGGGAACAGGTTGCCGCGCTCATGAAAATGCAGATGTCATCGCGCCTCATCCCCGTAGTTTGATCGATTTTCCGACGCGTGGGAACCCTCTGTGAGACAAGGAACATTAGCACACGGATATGTGATCTCTTGCGGGGTCGGCATACGTTTCGACGCAGCGATCAGCCAATCTGATACGCGAGGGATCTGATTTGCAGGATGCCTGCAATCGTTGCCCGCAGCCGTCCCGCTTGCACCGATTTCTTAGGAGGATAGTTGGAATAGCGTGCGCGGCCTTGGCGTCGGATCGGCCTTGCTCGATGCGATAGAGCGCCATGCGGCCACGAAGGGGCTGAAGCATCTTCGCCTCGACGTGATCGACGAAAACACCAGGGCGCGGGCGCTCTATGAGCGGCATGGGTTCGACGCCCGATCCCACAGGTCGATCGGCGCATTGAAGCCTATATTCGGGTTTCGGACCGCAACGACGATGATCAAGTCTGTCGGTTCGACCTGAGCATGCGGCTAAGGCGTAGAATAGACAATTCGCTCTTTCGCTTGCTGGTCATGTGACATTCGGCAGCAACATTGCGTCGTAGAGTGTGATCGGCGGCCTATGGCAGGCCTGAAAGGAGAAATTTCAAACTCTCCACAAAGCCCGCAGAACTCGGGAGCAAGGCGACCCGCGGCGACTCCCGCGCCCCCGCGGAGCGCCTCTGGCGCGTGAGCGATAAGATGGCGGGCTTGACGGGATTGGATTTGAACTACGGCCCGAAGGGCCAGGGAGCAAAGCGACCCGGGCCAAGTGGCCCGCCCTCGCGGAGCCCGCCGCGCGGGCGCGAGCGAAAAGAACTGGCGGAGGGAGTGTCTGCCTTGTTAGTGTCCATTGCAGGACGACAACGACTGATATATTTCATTTATACCAGTATGTTCCACGTCAGATCGTCCAGCTTCGTTTGACAAAATCCACCTGAATCCAACATAATATGTGGGGTTTTTTGTGGGGTCTATTATGAAACCAAGAGGTCGGCATCCGCATCACAAGTTAAACGCGGCAAAGGTCCGCACGCTGAATGTGCCCGGGCGATATAGTGATGGTAATGGCCTCTACCTTGAAGTGGCCCCCTCAGGCGCGAAGCGGTGGCTATTAAGGACCGTAGTGCAGGGAAGGCGCAGAGATTTTGGCCTTGGTAGCGTCTCGACGGTTTCTCTTGCAGAGGCGAGATTAAAGGCCGCGAAGTACAGGAGCATTGCCCGCAGCGGCGGCGATCCTGTCGCAGATCGCAACGCCCAAAAGGGCATCCCCACGTTTGAGCACGCTGCTAGAGCCGTTCACAATAGTCACCGGCAACACTGGGCCAACAGCAAACATGCTGCTCAATGGCTAACCTCACTCGAAACCTATGCTTTTCCGTTGATCGGCGCATTGCCGGTGAACAAAATTGAACCTCGCGACGTTCTTCACGTTCTCAACCCCATTTGGCTACCCAAGCATGAAACCGCTAGACGGGTTCGCCAGCGCATAAAAACGGTGCTTGACTGGTGTCAGGCGTCGGGCTTTCGCGATG
It encodes:
- a CDS encoding ATP-binding protein; the encoded protein is MRLLESGHECLPWDRLPSLSDATSWERAMRVMSSELDDRLITSSLPTDAQLRVIFAVVALLVVALVVTAPYAHQATDGTEIFVPAYAAAIFVIEVTTAAILLATFRVRGSVQLFVLALGYLLSGFLSVPWALTFPGVFEIAWFDQNLQSTAWIAAIRRIGFASALVGYAVIGPGLTVRTPERWILSGIGALAVVLTTLVTFIMGNVDFLPHFMTDARTTTTAWRYIPMLALFLYMVAFMALVARIRSTLDIWMCVVVFSLCVEILLISYLGGATRLSVGWWSGRFFGLMAAGTILLVLLAETTENYMRLARAAANERRTRFNRLAAMEALSASIAHEINQPLSSMVTDANAGQRWLSRDEPEIEHARNALKRIADEGYRADKIVAGIRQMFQTGAQDREFVDLKCVIEDAVARSLQDRSAARIEVEKLYRDEPKMVIGNAGQLLQVVANLLDNAVDAMKDSGIRSRKISIGIAHGDGDEVEVSISDTGPGVRPEILDRVFLPFVSTKPEGMGMGLMFCRSVVEAHGGRIWTTENKPAGAVFRFTLPTDTLSSDRGL
- a CDS encoding pentapeptide repeat-containing protein; this encodes MIKEFIRRAWIAFVLLSLLSIAAPAPTIAGDLDRRQVIGQIAAAKPGEAPDLSRRNLAGLDLSGIDFKGADLFAANLSGTKLSGANLAHVNLTRAVLTDADLSKADLRHADMFAVMMSNANLTGADLSRARIIGGLNNARLDGAKLIEADLGFDPTNANMAPPKVDLSGAVLDGADLTGANLRNALLEYAKLRGTRLVKTRLNWAKLAGADLSGADVTGADLSNADLTNAALAGIKGADSASGFVR
- a CDS encoding GNAT family N-acetyltransferase; translated protein: MRGLGVGSALLDAIERHAATKGLKHLRLDVIDENTRARALYERHGFDARSHRSIGALKPIFGFRTATTMIKSVGST